From a single Arachnia propionica genomic region:
- a CDS encoding YlxR family protein: MEPERTCIGCRNRDLQSRMIRLVRSGDEIVDATKPRLPGRGAYLHVGCLGVAEKRQALRRAFGPGALLAGSLRARLSQNLSVGI, encoded by the coding sequence GTGGAACCGGAACGTACTTGCATCGGCTGTCGAAACCGTGATCTCCAGTCCCGCATGATTCGTCTGGTGCGCAGTGGCGATGAAATCGTGGATGCGACCAAACCCCGCCTTCCTGGGCGCGGTGCCTATCTGCACGTGGGATGTCTCGGGGTGGCGGAGAAACGTCAGGCGCTGCGTCGCGCATTCGGGCCCGGTGCTCTGCTGGCAGGATCTTTGCGCGCCCGATTGTCGCAGAACCTGTCAGTTGGCATCTGA
- the nusA gene encoding transcription termination factor NusA: MDIDLAALRTIERDKEISMDYLIKTLEDALLNAYQKTDNPLRGVKVEIDRKTGRVAVLAPEFDDDDNVIGFYDDTPADFGRVAAATARQVIFQRIREAEDDQKYGHFSGTEGDILTGVIQADRDSRTVRVDLGSLEAIMPQAEQVPGEEYLHGKRIKVYVVSVRRELRGPQVVVSRTHPNLVRKLFALEVPEISQGVVEIKEVAREAGHRSKIAVASKNPDVSAKGACIGPMGQRVRAVTNELNDEKIDIVDWSEDPRHFVAAALSPAKVLSVTVTNEAAHACRAVVPDYQLSLAIGREGQNARLAARLTGWRIDIQPDVESAGS; this comes from the coding sequence ATGGATATCGATCTGGCTGCTCTGCGCACCATCGAGCGTGACAAGGAAATCTCGATGGACTATCTCATCAAGACCCTTGAAGATGCGCTGCTGAACGCCTATCAGAAGACCGACAACCCTCTTCGTGGAGTGAAGGTTGAGATCGACCGCAAAACAGGGCGGGTAGCGGTCCTGGCCCCTGAGTTCGACGACGATGACAACGTCATCGGTTTCTATGATGACACCCCTGCTGATTTCGGACGTGTGGCAGCGGCGACGGCTCGCCAGGTGATTTTCCAGCGCATCCGGGAGGCGGAGGATGATCAAAAGTATGGTCACTTCTCCGGCACGGAGGGAGACATCCTGACCGGTGTTATCCAGGCAGATCGTGATTCCCGTACTGTCCGGGTCGATCTCGGTTCCCTCGAGGCCATCATGCCGCAGGCGGAGCAGGTGCCGGGGGAGGAATACCTACACGGAAAGCGCATCAAGGTCTACGTGGTCTCTGTTAGGCGCGAACTGCGAGGCCCGCAGGTGGTCGTATCGCGTACGCACCCGAACCTGGTGCGCAAGCTTTTCGCCCTGGAAGTGCCAGAGATCTCACAAGGCGTGGTGGAGATCAAGGAGGTGGCGCGCGAGGCCGGGCATCGGTCCAAGATCGCGGTGGCCAGCAAGAATCCCGACGTCTCTGCCAAGGGAGCCTGCATAGGGCCCATGGGGCAGCGGGTCAGGGCTGTCACGAATGAACTCAACGACGAGAAGATCGACATCGTTGATTGGTCGGAGGATCCCCGGCATTTTGTTGCAGCAGCGCTCTCGCCGGCCAAAGTGCTGTCCGTTACGGTGACCAACGAAGCTGCCCACGCGTGCCGCGCCGTCGTGCCCGACTACCAGCTCTCGCTGGCAATCGGGCGCGAGGGGCAGAACGCGCGGCTGGCCGCGCGACTCACGGGCTGGCGCATCGACATCCAGCCCGACGTCGAATCCGCCGGATCCTGA
- the rimP gene encoding ribosome maturation factor RimP, producing MQEQQLVVLVEPILEETGLELDGLEVIPIGKRRLLRITVDGDGPYGRGPLLDDISTASARISAALDASNAVGNTPYTLEVTSRGVGKPLTEAKHYRRNRGRLVHLILVEGECTGRIVRVTDTGVELDVDGAEREVPFEQVRKAQVQVELNPPKEFALPGEEAENEEEA from the coding sequence ATGCAAGAACAACAGCTCGTGGTGCTCGTCGAGCCCATCCTGGAAGAAACTGGGCTGGAGTTGGACGGCCTCGAAGTGATCCCAATCGGAAAGCGGCGTCTGCTGCGCATCACTGTCGATGGCGATGGACCCTACGGGCGTGGCCCGCTGCTGGATGACATCTCTACCGCGTCGGCACGAATATCGGCGGCACTCGATGCCTCGAACGCCGTCGGCAATACCCCTTACACCTTGGAGGTCACCAGTCGAGGTGTGGGGAAACCTCTGACCGAGGCCAAGCACTATCGCCGTAATCGTGGTCGGCTTGTTCACCTCATTCTGGTCGAGGGGGAGTGCACAGGACGTATTGTGCGCGTGACCGACACCGGGGTGGAACTGGACGTTGACGGCGCAGAACGTGAAGTGCCGTTCGAACAGGTGCGCAAGGCGCAGGTGCAGGTGGAACTCAACCCCCCGAAGGAATTCGCCCTGCCGGGCGAGGAGGCCGAGAATGAGGAGGAGGCCTGA
- a CDS encoding proline--tRNA ligase → MITRLSQLFVRTLRDDPADAEVASHRWLVRAGYIRRVAPGVYSWLPLGLKVMQKVEAIFREEMETAGAQEVRFPALLPRDPYEATNRWTEYGENLFRLQDRRGNDMLLGPTHEEMFTLLVGDLYSSYKDLPLRLYQIQTKYRDEARPRAGLLRGREFIMKDAYSFDVDDEGLKASYQIFRDAYIRIFDRLGLEYVIVKATSGAMGGSESEEFQAVLSAGEDSFVRSPGGYAANVEAVTVTPPPAVAFEDVPGAVVVDTPGTPTIASLVEVLNTNHPRGDREWEAADTLKNVVLKVTEPDGSTWPLVIGLPGNREVDARRLSAALAPAEAAPFEEADFAAHPSLIKGYIGPGALGEKSPSKVRYLVDPRVVTGTEWVTGADQQDRHVMHLVAGRDFTPDGVIDVAEVREGDPAPDGSGPLTVERGMEVGHIFQLGRKYAEALGLKVLDRNGKLVTVTMGSYGIGVSRLVAAVAETTCDDKGLAWPVELAPYQVQVMVTGKGQEMFQAAEDLAEALSELGIDVLYDDRKASPGVKFTDAELLGMPVAVVIGRGLANGLVEVRNRRTGEKREVPVADVVATVRELVGG, encoded by the coding sequence GTGATAACGCGCCTCAGTCAGTTGTTCGTTCGGACCCTGCGTGACGACCCGGCAGATGCCGAGGTCGCCAGCCATCGGTGGCTGGTCCGGGCGGGCTACATCCGTCGCGTCGCACCGGGGGTGTACTCATGGCTGCCGCTCGGCCTGAAAGTGATGCAGAAGGTCGAGGCCATCTTCCGGGAGGAGATGGAGACCGCCGGGGCCCAAGAGGTGCGATTCCCCGCCCTGCTGCCCCGCGACCCCTACGAGGCCACCAACCGCTGGACCGAGTACGGGGAGAACCTGTTTCGGCTGCAGGACCGCCGGGGCAACGACATGCTGCTCGGCCCCACCCACGAGGAGATGTTCACCCTCCTAGTGGGCGACCTGTACAGCTCCTACAAAGACCTGCCCCTGAGGTTGTACCAGATCCAGACGAAATACCGTGATGAGGCCCGTCCCCGCGCCGGTCTGCTCCGGGGACGTGAGTTCATCATGAAGGACGCCTACTCCTTCGACGTCGACGACGAGGGTCTGAAGGCCAGCTATCAGATCTTCCGGGACGCCTACATCCGTATCTTCGACCGTCTCGGCCTGGAGTACGTGATCGTGAAGGCTACGTCCGGGGCCATGGGAGGTTCCGAATCCGAAGAGTTCCAGGCCGTGCTGTCCGCCGGGGAGGACAGTTTCGTGCGCTCTCCCGGAGGTTATGCCGCAAACGTGGAGGCCGTGACGGTCACACCCCCTCCTGCTGTTGCCTTCGAAGACGTGCCCGGTGCCGTCGTCGTCGATACTCCCGGAACCCCGACCATCGCATCCTTGGTGGAGGTGCTCAACACGAATCATCCTCGCGGAGACCGGGAGTGGGAAGCTGCCGACACTCTGAAGAACGTGGTGCTCAAGGTCACCGAGCCTGATGGGAGCACCTGGCCCTTGGTGATCGGATTGCCGGGAAACCGCGAGGTCGATGCCAGACGGCTCTCCGCGGCGCTGGCCCCCGCTGAGGCAGCCCCCTTCGAAGAGGCCGACTTCGCCGCCCACCCGTCGCTGATCAAGGGCTACATCGGTCCTGGTGCGTTGGGGGAGAAGTCGCCCTCCAAGGTGAGATACCTCGTTGATCCCCGGGTGGTCACCGGCACCGAATGGGTGACGGGCGCCGATCAACAAGACCGCCACGTCATGCACCTGGTCGCGGGCCGTGATTTCACTCCCGACGGTGTCATTGACGTGGCTGAGGTGCGCGAGGGAGATCCTGCTCCCGACGGCTCCGGTCCCCTCACCGTGGAACGCGGCATGGAGGTGGGACACATCTTCCAGCTGGGGCGCAAGTACGCCGAGGCGCTGGGTCTGAAGGTCCTGGACCGCAATGGCAAACTCGTCACCGTCACCATGGGTTCATATGGGATCGGGGTCTCTCGTCTTGTCGCCGCTGTTGCGGAGACCACGTGCGACGACAAAGGCCTCGCGTGGCCGGTGGAGCTGGCTCCCTATCAGGTTCAGGTGATGGTCACCGGTAAAGGCCAGGAAATGTTCCAAGCCGCTGAGGACCTCGCCGAGGCGCTCTCCGAGCTTGGAATCGACGTTCTCTACGATGACCGCAAGGCCAGTCCGGGAGTGAAATTCACCGATGCGGAGCTGCTCGGAATGCCTGTCGCCGTCGTGATCGGGAGGGGGCTGGCCAATGGGCTGGTTGAGGTCCGCAACCGCCGTACCGGGGAGAAACGCGAAGTGCCGGTGGCCGACGTTGTCGCCACGGTTCGGGAGCTCGTAGGAGGCTGA
- a CDS encoding GNAT family N-acetyltransferase: MHKLHQYGVDERMLGFFHGFERDGQLTAVCMNGGTLFPAGVDPEAIPAFVSAVGERRRHCASILGPSMMALGLYLGLTTRFRDDWMNVVNVRQRQPLMALTGPPLVVPDPRVRQLTTRDFDSYLAASVAMYTDEIGASPYKHGPGYDGHVKERLKSRDAWGVVDNNGRVVFKADLGPRVGDHAQLQGVWLDPSLRGRGQSAALLSGMLIQAQEHHPVISLYVNDFNTPAIRLYERLGFQEVGSLSTVHY; the protein is encoded by the coding sequence ATGCACAAATTGCACCAGTATGGTGTCGATGAACGCATGCTCGGGTTCTTCCACGGATTCGAGCGGGATGGGCAGCTGACCGCGGTCTGCATGAACGGCGGCACGTTGTTCCCCGCCGGTGTTGACCCGGAGGCCATTCCTGCTTTTGTCAGCGCAGTCGGGGAAAGACGCCGTCACTGTGCGTCCATCCTCGGCCCGAGCATGATGGCGCTTGGCCTGTACCTGGGGCTGACCACCCGATTCCGTGATGATTGGATGAACGTGGTCAACGTGCGACAGCGCCAGCCCTTAATGGCACTCACGGGCCCGCCGCTGGTGGTCCCCGACCCGCGCGTGCGGCAATTGACCACTCGGGACTTCGACTCCTATCTGGCGGCATCCGTGGCGATGTACACCGACGAGATAGGGGCTTCTCCCTACAAACATGGGCCGGGATACGACGGACACGTCAAGGAACGTCTTAAGTCGAGGGACGCGTGGGGAGTTGTGGACAACAATGGCCGGGTGGTGTTCAAGGCGGATCTGGGCCCCAGGGTAGGGGATCATGCGCAGCTTCAAGGGGTGTGGCTGGATCCGTCGTTGCGGGGCAGAGGACAGTCGGCGGCGCTGCTGTCCGGAATGCTCATCCAGGCCCAGGAACACCATCCGGTCATCAGCCTCTACGTGAATGATTTCAATACCCCCGCCATCCGGCTCTACGAGCGATTGGGTTTCCAGGAGGTCGGGTCGTTGTCGACGGTTCACTACTGA
- the ispG gene encoding flavodoxin-dependent (E)-4-hydroxy-3-methylbut-2-enyl-diphosphate synthase has translation MTVSLGMPAAPAKVLAPRRKSRKIKVGSIHVGGDAPISVQSMTTTKTTDINGTLQQIAELTAAGCDIVRVAVPSADDAEALPIIAMKSQIPVIADIHFQPRYVFAAIDAGCAAVRVNPGNIKQFDDKVAEIARAATESGVSLRIGVNAGSLDKRLLAKYGAPTPEALVESAMWEASLFEQVGFYDFKISVKHHDPVVMVRAYELLAEACEYPLHLGVTEAGPAFQGTIKSSVAFGALLSEGIGDTIRVSLSAPPAEEVKVGTKILEALNLRPRKLDIVSCPSCGRAQVDVYTLAEEVTKGLEGMTAPLRVAVMGCVVNGPGEAREADLGVASGNGKGKIFVRGEVIKTVPEDQIVETLLAEAHRMAAEMDEMGEPRVSVS, from the coding sequence ATGACTGTGAGTCTCGGCATGCCCGCAGCACCCGCGAAGGTGCTTGCGCCACGTAGGAAATCCCGCAAAATCAAGGTTGGGTCAATCCACGTGGGAGGCGACGCTCCGATCTCCGTGCAGTCGATGACCACTACCAAGACCACCGATATCAACGGTACGCTGCAACAGATTGCTGAACTCACCGCCGCTGGCTGCGACATCGTCAGGGTGGCGGTTCCCAGCGCCGACGATGCGGAGGCGCTTCCGATCATCGCCATGAAGTCGCAGATCCCCGTGATCGCTGACATCCATTTCCAACCCCGCTACGTCTTCGCTGCCATCGACGCAGGCTGCGCAGCGGTGCGCGTCAACCCCGGCAACATCAAACAGTTTGACGACAAGGTGGCAGAGATTGCTAGGGCCGCTACTGAATCCGGGGTTTCACTTCGGATCGGCGTCAACGCTGGCTCCCTCGACAAGCGACTGCTCGCCAAGTACGGGGCACCCACGCCCGAGGCGCTCGTCGAATCAGCGATGTGGGAGGCATCACTGTTCGAGCAGGTGGGTTTTTATGATTTCAAGATCTCCGTGAAACACCACGATCCCGTTGTGATGGTGCGCGCTTACGAACTGCTGGCAGAGGCCTGCGAGTATCCGCTGCACCTCGGTGTGACGGAGGCGGGTCCGGCCTTTCAGGGCACCATCAAGTCGTCGGTGGCCTTCGGTGCTCTACTCAGCGAGGGCATCGGTGACACCATCCGGGTCTCCCTGTCCGCTCCGCCGGCCGAGGAGGTCAAGGTTGGCACCAAGATCCTGGAAGCCCTCAACCTGCGGCCTCGGAAACTGGACATCGTCTCCTGCCCGTCGTGCGGTCGCGCGCAGGTGGACGTGTACACCCTCGCGGAAGAGGTGACGAAGGGCCTGGAGGGCATGACGGCTCCGCTGCGAGTGGCCGTTATGGGATGCGTGGTGAACGGTCCCGGCGAAGCCCGCGAGGCCGACCTGGGGGTGGCTTCCGGCAACGGGAAGGGCAAGATCTTCGTACGCGGTGAGGTCATCAAGACCGTCCCGGAGGATCAGATCGTAGAAACCCTCCTCGCCGAGGCTCACCGGATGGCTGCCGAGATGGACGAGATGGGCGAGCCCCGGGTATCGGTTTCCTGA